One Kitasatospora sp. NBC_01287 DNA window includes the following coding sequences:
- a CDS encoding ABC transporter permease, giving the protein MTVNTAPRGLAAGRPGHRIAATVRDGLAVAWRNLIALRRVPRLLVFSTIQPLVFVLMFRYVFGGVVGPSLPPGVSYVDFLIPGIFVQTAVFGSMNTAIGLATDMQTGLMERFRSLPMARSAVLVGRTTADLARNVFVVALMTAVGFALGFRIHAGVLAFLGGVLLVLAFGFAMSWIFAVVGMAVGDPETAQAAAFPVLAPLVFASAAFIPVHTMPGWLQAFANHQPVSQTAEAVRILVLGGPAGAAVWQALAWDAGIVAVFAPLGVWFYRRAV; this is encoded by the coding sequence ATGACCGTGAACACCGCCCCCCGCGGCCTCGCCGCAGGGCGGCCAGGCCACCGGATCGCCGCCACCGTCCGCGACGGCCTCGCGGTCGCCTGGCGCAACCTCATCGCGCTGCGCCGGGTGCCGCGGCTGCTGGTGTTCTCCACCATCCAGCCACTCGTCTTCGTGCTGATGTTCCGCTACGTCTTCGGCGGGGTGGTCGGCCCGTCGCTGCCGCCCGGGGTCTCCTACGTCGACTTCCTGATCCCGGGGATCTTCGTGCAGACCGCTGTCTTCGGCTCGATGAACACGGCGATCGGCCTGGCCACCGACATGCAGACCGGCTTGATGGAGCGCTTCCGCTCGCTGCCGATGGCGCGCTCCGCCGTGCTGGTCGGGCGGACCACGGCCGACCTGGCGCGCAACGTCTTCGTGGTGGCGCTGATGACCGCGGTCGGGTTCGCCCTCGGTTTCCGGATCCACGCCGGTGTCCTGGCGTTCCTCGGCGGCGTGCTGCTGGTGCTCGCGTTCGGCTTCGCGATGTCGTGGATCTTCGCCGTGGTGGGCATGGCGGTAGGCGACCCGGAGACCGCGCAGGCCGCCGCCTTCCCGGTGCTCGCTCCGCTGGTCTTCGCCTCCGCCGCGTTCATCCCCGTGCACACCATGCCCGGCTGGCTGCAGGCCTTCGCGAACCACCAGCCGGTCTCGCAGACCGCTGAAGCGGTCCGGATCCTGGTCCTGGGCGGCCCGGCCGGCGCTGCGGTGTGGCAGGCGCTCGCCTGGGACGCGGGGATCGTCGCCGTTTTCGCGCCGCTGGGGGTGTGGTTCTACCGAAGGGCCGTGTAG
- a CDS encoding ATP-binding cassette domain-containing protein, producing the protein MERAAIKVAGLSKRFGSVVALDQVDFEVRPGAVFGLLGPNGAGKTTVIRILTTILRPSAGHAEVLGHDVVREATVVRRLIGLAGQYAAVDPNLTGRENLRLIGRLTQLPRSRTRPRASALLERFDLAAAADRPVRTYSGGMRRRLDVAAALVPEPPVLFLDEPTTGLDPQSRNALWELIRELVSDGTTVLLTTQYLEEADQLAERVVVVDEGRVIADDTPAALKADLGNTVIELDMGDRSHAVKAAAVIAERLGETPEIGGARLALTSRNASGLLRGILNLLDADGLAPRTVWVRESSLDDVFLALTGHRTQPGPSADPATTGGPS; encoded by the coding sequence ATGGAGCGAGCCGCCATCAAGGTCGCCGGTCTCAGCAAGCGGTTCGGTTCGGTGGTCGCCCTGGACCAGGTGGACTTCGAGGTCCGTCCCGGAGCGGTCTTCGGGCTACTGGGACCCAACGGGGCGGGCAAGACCACCGTGATCCGGATCCTGACGACGATCCTGCGCCCCAGCGCCGGACACGCCGAGGTGCTCGGGCACGACGTGGTGCGGGAGGCCACGGTGGTACGGCGGCTGATCGGGCTGGCCGGCCAGTACGCGGCCGTGGATCCGAACCTGACCGGGCGGGAGAACCTGCGGCTGATCGGCAGGCTGACCCAGCTGCCCCGTTCGCGGACCCGTCCGCGGGCGTCCGCCCTGCTGGAGCGCTTCGACCTCGCTGCGGCCGCCGACCGCCCGGTGCGGACCTACTCGGGCGGGATGCGCCGCCGTCTCGACGTCGCCGCCGCGCTCGTTCCCGAACCGCCGGTGCTCTTCCTGGACGAACCGACCACCGGCCTGGACCCGCAGAGCCGCAACGCCCTGTGGGAGCTGATCCGCGAACTGGTGAGTGACGGAACCACCGTCCTGCTGACCACCCAGTACCTGGAGGAGGCGGACCAACTGGCTGAGCGGGTCGTCGTCGTGGACGAGGGACGGGTCATCGCCGACGACACCCCCGCCGCCCTCAAAGCCGACCTGGGCAACACCGTGATCGAACTGGACATGGGCGACCGGAGCCACGCGGTGAAGGCCGCGGCCGTCATCGCGGAACGGCTCGGAGAGACACCGGAGATCGGGGGCGCGCGGCTCGCACTCACCTCCAGGAACGCTTCCGGACTGCTGCGCGGCATCCTGAACCTGCTGGACGCCGACGGACTCGCACCGCGCACCGTCTGGGTGCGCGAATCCAGCCTCGACGACGTCTTCCTCGCCCTGACCGGCCATCGCACACAGCCCGGCCCCTCCGCCGACCCGGCCACCACCGGAGGCCCGTCATGA
- a CDS encoding Ni/Fe hydrogenase subunit alpha, with product MTHRGTRVLHVGSLARVEGEGALHLALAGRTVTGARLAIYEPPRFFEAFLRGRAHTEPPDLTSRICGICPVAYQLSSCRAIEDACGVTVTGQPAALRRLLYCGEWIESHTLHVHLLHAPDFLGADGAVDLARTHRTDVERGLRLKQAGNAILELLGGRAIHPVNVRLGGFHRLPTTAELRPLAEQLRRARDDAQQTVRWVAGFDFPDADCDHDLLALAEPDRYAIESGTPTVMPAPGTTGPARDSDRALPTRTFPLRAFGDHVVEHQVPHSTALHSRLDGRRHLTGPLARYAVSGRLLSPIALQAAQDAGLGDPRQGAVCRNPYRSIVVRAVEVLYAVDEALRIVDAYEPAPSPYVEVPPRAGTGHGATEAPRGLLYHRYTLDPSGTVTDAVLVPPTAQNQGAIEDDLRRQVQSRLDRGDAADAELTALCERAIRNHDPCISCSTHFLDLTVERAGNC from the coding sequence GTGACCCACCGCGGAACCCGCGTCCTGCACGTCGGCTCACTCGCCCGCGTCGAGGGCGAGGGCGCACTGCACCTCGCACTGGCGGGCCGCACCGTCACCGGGGCCCGGCTGGCGATCTACGAACCCCCGCGCTTCTTCGAGGCGTTCCTGCGCGGCCGCGCCCACACCGAGCCACCCGACCTCACCTCCCGGATCTGCGGCATCTGCCCCGTCGCCTACCAGCTGAGCTCCTGCCGCGCCATCGAGGACGCCTGCGGCGTCACCGTCACCGGCCAACCGGCCGCCTTGCGCCGCCTGCTCTACTGCGGCGAGTGGATCGAGAGCCACACCCTGCACGTCCACCTCCTGCACGCCCCCGACTTCCTCGGCGCCGACGGCGCCGTCGACCTCGCCCGCACCCACCGCACCGACGTCGAGCGCGGCCTGCGCCTCAAGCAGGCCGGCAACGCGATCCTCGAACTCCTCGGCGGCCGCGCGATCCACCCCGTCAACGTCCGCCTCGGCGGCTTCCACCGCCTGCCCACCACCGCCGAACTGCGCCCACTGGCAGAGCAGTTGCGCCGGGCCCGCGACGACGCCCAGCAGACCGTGCGGTGGGTGGCCGGCTTCGACTTCCCCGACGCCGACTGCGACCACGACCTGCTCGCCCTGGCCGAACCCGACCGCTACGCCATCGAGTCCGGCACCCCCACCGTCATGCCCGCCCCCGGCACGACCGGCCCGGCCCGCGACAGCGACCGCGCACTGCCCACCCGCACGTTCCCTCTGCGCGCCTTCGGCGACCACGTCGTCGAGCACCAGGTGCCGCACTCCACCGCCCTGCACTCCCGGCTCGACGGCCGCCGCCACCTGACCGGCCCGCTCGCCCGCTACGCCGTCAGCGGCCGCTTGCTCTCCCCGATCGCCCTCCAGGCCGCCCAGGACGCCGGACTCGGCGACCCCCGGCAGGGCGCCGTGTGCCGCAACCCCTACCGCAGCATCGTGGTGCGCGCCGTCGAGGTCCTGTACGCCGTCGACGAGGCCCTGCGCATCGTCGACGCCTACGAGCCCGCGCCGAGCCCGTACGTCGAGGTCCCTCCGCGGGCCGGGACCGGCCACGGCGCGACGGAGGCACCGCGCGGCCTGCTCTACCACCGCTACACCCTGGACCCGTCCGGGACGGTCACCGACGCGGTCCTGGTCCCGCCGACCGCACAGAACCAGGGTGCCATCGAGGACGACCTCCGCCGCCAGGTCCAGAGCCGCCTGGACCGCGGCGACGCCGCTGATGCCGAGCTGACCGCCCTGTGCGAACGGGCCATCCGCAACCACGACCCCTGCATCTCCTGCTCGACCCACTTCCTCGACCTCACCGTCGAACGCGCCGGGAACTGCTGA
- a CDS encoding oxidoreductase, whose protein sequence is MAPHDRPRPKLAVWKFASCDGCQLTLLDCEDELLALAERLDIAHFLEASSATAPGPYDLSLVEGSVTTAQDVERIHHIRAVSRRLVTIGACATAGGVQALRNYADVAEFQAVVYARPDYVATLATSTPISAHVPVDFELRGCPIDRRQLLEVITAQLAGRTPNVPAHSVCFECKQRGTVCVTVAHGTPCLGPVTHAGCGAICPTYGRGCYGCFGPSDSTNLPAFVPLLHREGMDTLAVVRVLRTFNAAAPEFDTAARKELEP, encoded by the coding sequence ATGGCCCCGCACGATCGCCCGCGCCCCAAGCTCGCCGTCTGGAAGTTCGCCTCCTGCGACGGCTGCCAACTCACCCTGCTGGACTGCGAGGACGAACTCCTCGCGCTCGCCGAGCGACTGGACATCGCCCACTTCCTCGAAGCCTCCAGCGCGACCGCACCCGGCCCCTACGACCTGTCCCTGGTCGAGGGCTCGGTGACCACCGCGCAGGACGTCGAACGGATCCACCACATCCGCGCCGTCTCCCGCCGCCTGGTGACCATCGGCGCCTGCGCCACCGCCGGCGGCGTCCAGGCCCTGCGCAACTACGCGGACGTCGCCGAGTTCCAGGCCGTCGTCTACGCCAGACCCGACTACGTCGCCACGCTCGCCACCTCCACCCCCATCAGCGCGCACGTCCCCGTCGACTTCGAGCTGCGCGGCTGCCCCATCGACCGCCGCCAACTGCTGGAGGTCATCACCGCCCAGCTGGCCGGCCGCACCCCCAACGTCCCCGCCCACAGCGTCTGTTTCGAGTGCAAGCAACGCGGCACGGTCTGCGTGACCGTCGCCCACGGCACCCCCTGCCTCGGCCCGGTCACCCACGCCGGCTGCGGCGCCATCTGTCCCACCTACGGACGCGGCTGCTACGGCTGCTTCGGCCCCAGCGACTCCACCAACCTCCCCGCCTTCGTCCCGCTCCTGCACCGCGAGGGCATGGACACCCTCGCCGTGGTGCGCGTGCTGCGCACCTTCAACGCCGCCGCCCCCGAATTCGACACGGCAGCCCGGAAGGAACTGGAACCGTGA
- a CDS encoding FAD/NAD(P)-binding protein, which produces MMTTPSLVPLPYRVVARRDDTADTATIALEPVGTALPPFAPGQFAMVYAFGVGDVPLSVCGIDGNRLTHSVRAVGAISGALRALRPGATVGVRGPFGTDWGLPGAAGSDLLVVAGGIGLAPLRPLVLAALAAPGRYGRLNVLVGAREPRELLYPAELTAWNAAARVLTTVDRADDRWQGDVGVVTTLLDRAVFEPRTTTAFVCGPEPMIRATADDLVQRGVEPERIRVSLERTMHCGTGHCGHCQLGPLLLCRDGPVVSWTRARPLLLVREL; this is translated from the coding sequence ATGATGACGACTCCCTCCCTCGTCCCGCTGCCCTACCGGGTGGTGGCCCGCCGTGACGACACGGCCGACACCGCCACGATCGCGCTGGAGCCGGTCGGCACGGCGCTGCCGCCCTTCGCCCCCGGCCAGTTCGCGATGGTCTATGCCTTCGGTGTCGGCGACGTGCCGCTCTCCGTCTGCGGCATCGACGGGAACCGCCTGACCCACAGCGTCCGGGCGGTCGGCGCGATCTCCGGTGCCCTGCGTGCGCTGCGGCCCGGAGCCACCGTCGGAGTGCGCGGACCGTTCGGCACCGACTGGGGCCTGCCCGGAGCGGCCGGGAGCGACCTGCTGGTGGTGGCCGGCGGCATCGGCCTGGCGCCGCTGCGCCCGCTCGTCCTGGCCGCGCTCGCCGCACCCGGACGGTACGGGCGGCTGAACGTCCTGGTCGGAGCTCGTGAACCCCGCGAGCTGCTCTACCCCGCCGAGCTGACCGCCTGGAATGCGGCCGCCCGCGTGCTGACCACCGTGGACCGCGCCGACGACCGCTGGCAGGGCGACGTCGGCGTGGTCACCACCCTGCTGGACCGGGCCGTCTTCGAGCCGCGCACGACGACGGCCTTCGTCTGCGGCCCCGAACCGATGATCCGGGCCACCGCCGACGACCTGGTCCAGCGCGGCGTCGAGCCCGAGCGGATCCGCGTCTCGTTGGAGCGCACCATGCACTGCGGCACCGGGCACTGCGGGCACTGCCAGCTCGGCCCGCTGCTGCTCTGCCGGGACGGCCCGGTCGTCAGCTGGACCCGCGCCCGACCCCTTCTCCTGGTACGGGAGTTGTGA
- a CDS encoding cyclic nucleotide-binding domain-containing protein, giving the protein MTTAASGFLAALAPAHRARLLGLAREVSFPAGVRLFEEDGAADRFWIVRSGSVALDIHVPGRRGAVVETLGEGELLGWSWLFEPYRWHLGAQVRSALLAAEFDAPRVRAACADDPAFGLAITHGAARVIARRLKATRTRLLDLYGPPDTGAAR; this is encoded by the coding sequence GTGACCACCGCGGCGTCGGGCTTCCTCGCCGCTCTTGCGCCGGCCCATCGAGCGCGCCTGCTCGGGCTGGCGCGCGAGGTCTCCTTTCCCGCCGGGGTGCGGCTCTTCGAGGAGGACGGCGCGGCCGACCGCTTCTGGATCGTCCGCTCCGGGTCGGTTGCCCTCGACATCCACGTCCCCGGCCGTCGCGGGGCCGTCGTGGAGACCCTGGGGGAGGGTGAACTCCTGGGCTGGTCATGGCTGTTCGAACCGTATCGCTGGCACCTGGGCGCACAGGTCCGCAGTGCGCTGCTGGCCGCCGAGTTCGACGCGCCGAGGGTCCGCGCGGCCTGCGCGGACGACCCCGCCTTCGGCCTGGCGATCACCCACGGCGCCGCCCGGGTGATCGCCAGGCGGCTGAAGGCCACCCGCACCCGCCTGCTGGACCTGTACGGGCCGCCGGACACCGGGGCGGCGAGATGA
- a CDS encoding 4Fe-4S dicluster domain-containing protein — translation MADDDGATAVLGKDGLDALIGVLVARGRTVVGPTVRDGAIVLAELSGGADLPYGWGVELEAGVYRLRTREDGAAFAHSAGPQSWKTFLHPPRVRQWTADRAADGELVMTADASVPPSYAFLGVRPCDLRAIAIQDRVLTGGTYSDPAYRGRRERAFLVAVECTEPGATCFCVSMGSGPAVGPGYDLALTEVVDADGHRFLVRAGSPEGEAVLAELPTRVADTATRTAARDRVAEAADRMGRSMPLVDLQVLMRETLTADRWDDVAARCLTCGNCTMACPTCFCTSVEDVTDLTGDHAERWRHWESCFDRDFSHLPTGPVRDSSNSRYRQWATHKLGTWYDQFGSSGCVGCGRCIVWCPVGIDITEEAHALNRERESGAGEGAR, via the coding sequence ATGGCGGACGACGACGGTGCGACAGCGGTGCTCGGAAAGGACGGCCTGGACGCGTTGATCGGGGTCCTCGTCGCTCGCGGTCGGACCGTTGTCGGCCCGACCGTCCGCGACGGGGCGATTGTGCTCGCCGAGCTCTCCGGCGGGGCGGACCTGCCGTACGGATGGGGCGTCGAGCTGGAGGCCGGCGTGTACCGGCTGCGGACGCGCGAGGACGGTGCGGCGTTCGCGCACAGTGCGGGCCCGCAGTCCTGGAAGACGTTCCTGCACCCGCCGCGCGTGCGGCAGTGGACCGCTGACCGCGCTGCGGACGGCGAGCTGGTGATGACCGCGGACGCGAGCGTGCCGCCGTCGTACGCCTTCCTGGGCGTGCGTCCGTGCGACCTGCGGGCCATCGCGATCCAGGACCGGGTGCTGACCGGCGGGACGTACAGCGATCCGGCCTACCGCGGGCGCCGGGAGCGGGCGTTCCTGGTGGCGGTGGAGTGCACCGAGCCGGGGGCCACCTGCTTCTGTGTGTCCATGGGCTCCGGGCCGGCGGTGGGGCCCGGCTACGACCTGGCGTTGACCGAGGTGGTCGACGCCGACGGCCACCGCTTCCTGGTGCGGGCCGGGAGCCCGGAGGGTGAGGCGGTGCTGGCCGAGTTGCCCACGCGGGTGGCCGACACCGCCACCCGCACCGCCGCGCGGGACCGGGTGGCCGAGGCGGCGGACCGGATGGGCCGCAGCATGCCGCTGGTGGACCTGCAGGTCCTGATGCGCGAGACGCTCACGGCCGACCGCTGGGACGATGTCGCGGCCCGCTGCCTGACCTGCGGCAACTGCACGATGGCCTGCCCGACCTGCTTCTGCACCTCCGTCGAGGACGTCACGGACCTGACCGGCGACCACGCCGAGCGTTGGCGGCACTGGGAGTCCTGCTTCGACCGGGACTTCTCCCACCTGCCGACCGGCCCGGTCCGCGACTCCTCGAACAGCCGCTACCGGCAGTGGGCCACGCACAAACTCGGCACCTGGTACGACCAGTTCGGCAGCTCCGGCTGCGTCGGCTGCGGGCGCTGCATCGTGTGGTGCCCGGTCGGCATCGACATCACCGAGGAGGCCCACGCGCTGAACCGCGAGCGGGAGAGCGGCGCGGGAGAGGGGGCGCGGTGA
- a CDS encoding hydrogenase maturation protease: MSRAARTAVIGVGNEYRHDDGLGPAVLTRLARRAEQQPLPGGTDLLVCDGDPARLITLWEGADLAVVVDAAHAHPGRPGRVHRLELDGGPWSPAAASTSSHGLGLGEAVELARVLDRLPGRLVVYAVEGTDTSPGTGLSAPVAAVVDPLARRIADEIAFHHRHGDRR; encoded by the coding sequence ATGAGCAGAGCAGCGCGGACCGCCGTCATCGGGGTCGGGAACGAGTACCGCCACGACGACGGCCTCGGCCCGGCCGTGCTGACCCGACTCGCCCGGCGGGCCGAGCAGCAGCCGCTGCCGGGCGGGACCGACCTCCTGGTCTGCGACGGTGACCCGGCCCGGCTCATCACCCTCTGGGAGGGCGCCGACCTCGCCGTCGTGGTGGACGCCGCCCACGCCCACCCCGGCCGACCGGGCCGGGTGCACCGGCTCGAACTCGACGGCGGACCCTGGTCACCCGCCGCGGCCAGTACCAGCTCGCACGGGCTGGGACTCGGCGAAGCCGTCGAACTGGCCCGTGTGCTGGACCGCCTACCGGGACGGCTCGTCGTCTACGCCGTCGAGGGAACGGACACCAGCCCGGGAACCGGCCTGTCAGCACCGGTCGCCGCCGTTGTGGACCCACTGGCCCGGCGGATCGCCGACGAGATCGCGTTCCATCACCGCCACGGCGATCGCCGATGA
- a CDS encoding universal stress protein yields MRHPVIVGIDGTDASHDAVGWAAEEARLRGVPLHVLHAWLGETLHAPAGQVTRQTRDTGEEALGAAREQARMHSPGLEVTTELADDYAREALLTASEETDLLVLGARGSGGFSRLLVGSTSLHLSSHALCPVVVVHPRDARSTPGGVLVGVDGEQYGEDVLTFAFEAASRRKLPLQAVHAWSYPLVSGPGHSFPAVYEDEHVAAERERLLAEALAGTREKYPDVEVAAIAVRSSAAKLLVSLSETHQLVVVGRHGAVRGPLRRLGSVSQAVVQHVQCPVAVVPVG; encoded by the coding sequence ATGAGACACCCGGTCATCGTGGGAATCGACGGCACGGACGCCAGCCACGACGCGGTCGGCTGGGCCGCGGAGGAGGCCCGTCTGCGCGGCGTGCCCCTGCACGTCCTGCACGCATGGCTCGGCGAGACGCTGCACGCGCCCGCCGGGCAGGTGACCCGACAGACCCGCGACACCGGCGAGGAAGCCCTCGGGGCGGCACGCGAACAGGCCCGCATGCACAGCCCGGGTCTGGAGGTCACCACCGAGCTGGCCGACGACTACGCGCGCGAGGCCCTGCTCACCGCCTCGGAGGAGACGGATCTGCTGGTCCTCGGAGCCCGCGGCTCCGGGGGGTTCTCGCGCCTGCTGGTCGGCTCGACGAGCCTGCACCTGTCCTCCCACGCCCTGTGCCCGGTCGTCGTGGTCCACCCGCGAGACGCCCGGTCGACTCCCGGCGGCGTCCTGGTGGGTGTGGACGGCGAGCAGTACGGCGAGGACGTGCTCACCTTCGCCTTCGAGGCCGCGAGCAGGAGGAAACTGCCGCTGCAGGCCGTGCACGCCTGGAGCTATCCCCTGGTCAGCGGACCGGGCCACAGCTTTCCCGCGGTGTACGAGGACGAGCACGTCGCCGCCGAGCGGGAGCGGCTGCTGGCCGAGGCACTCGCGGGGACACGGGAGAAGTACCCCGACGTGGAGGTCGCGGCGATCGCCGTCCGCTCCAGCGCGGCCAAACTGCTTGTCTCCCTCTCCGAAACCCATCAGTTGGTGGTGGTCGGGCGCCACGGTGCGGTACGCGGGCCCCTGCGGCGTCTGGGCTCGGTGAGCCAGGCGGTCGTCCAACACGTGCAGTGCCCGGTCGCCGTGGTGCCCGTGGGGTGA
- a CDS encoding pyridoxamine 5'-phosphate oxidase family protein, producing the protein MSENTTPSDGPGGSPTGSRSGFALRVGQRRRQLGLTHEQLATRADMAPRYLQLLEELGGDFDGVGLHRLAAALETTPRELLEGSGDGPPGQGDAAPGQALWKLDPEQCRDRLGTHGVGRLALSTSGGPTVVPVNYTVLGGTVVYRTAPGTVTAAEPGGEVAFEVDQIDEARSRGWSVVVVGTVEYVTEPEAVQRLMEESAAQPWAGGKRDLWVRIEPTRVTGRIIRPV; encoded by the coding sequence GTGAGCGAGAACACCACGCCGTCCGACGGGCCCGGTGGCTCGCCGACGGGCAGCCGCAGTGGCTTCGCGCTGCGGGTGGGGCAGCGCCGCCGGCAACTCGGACTCACCCACGAGCAACTGGCGACACGGGCCGACATGGCGCCGCGTTACCTCCAGCTTCTGGAGGAACTCGGCGGCGACTTCGACGGCGTCGGCCTGCACCGACTGGCGGCAGCTCTGGAGACGACGCCACGGGAGCTGCTGGAAGGCAGTGGTGACGGCCCGCCGGGGCAGGGTGACGCGGCACCCGGCCAGGCACTGTGGAAACTGGACCCCGAGCAGTGCCGCGACCGGCTCGGCACGCACGGGGTCGGCCGCCTGGCGCTTTCCACGTCCGGCGGGCCGACCGTCGTCCCGGTCAACTACACCGTCCTCGGCGGAACGGTTGTCTACCGCACGGCCCCCGGCACCGTGACCGCGGCTGAGCCGGGCGGAGAGGTGGCCTTCGAAGTCGACCAGATCGATGAGGCCCGCAGTCGAGGGTGGAGCGTCGTGGTCGTCGGGACGGTCGAGTACGTCACGGAGCCCGAAGCTGTCCAGCGCCTGATGGAGGAGTCCGCAGCGCAGCCCTGGGCGGGTGGCAAGCGTGACCTCTGGGTGCGGATCGAGCCGACCCGCGTCACCGGCCGGATCATTCGCCCGGTCTGA
- a CDS encoding MIP/aquaporin family protein has product MAVDRQARRRRLAAEGVGTFFLVLVAAGAGVVAAVTGGTVSPAAQALAPGAMVLALIYTLGVTSGAHLNPAVTLAFAARGHFPWRRVPAYVGAQLAGAVTAAAVLRAMFGTTGRLGASHPGPGVGTGAAFGLEVLLSLGLMTVILGTSNGARNIGHNSAIAIGGYIALAGLWAGPASGASMNPARSLAPVLLGGHGGPLWIYLLGPLIGAGLAVPLAWLLRGPPSPAGTRAAQGDDRGTGADGTGTGELGSRAT; this is encoded by the coding sequence ATGGCCGTGGACCGGCAGGCGCGCCGGCGGCGACTGGCCGCCGAGGGCGTGGGTACCTTCTTCCTGGTCCTGGTCGCCGCCGGCGCGGGCGTGGTCGCCGCCGTCACCGGCGGCACCGTCTCACCGGCGGCGCAGGCCCTCGCGCCCGGCGCCATGGTCCTCGCCCTGATCTACACCCTGGGTGTGACCTCCGGTGCCCACCTCAACCCGGCGGTGACCCTGGCGTTCGCGGCCCGCGGCCACTTCCCGTGGCGGCGGGTACCGGCCTACGTCGGCGCGCAGCTGGCCGGGGCCGTCACGGCAGCAGCGGTACTGCGGGCCATGTTCGGCACCACGGGCCGGTTGGGGGCCAGCCACCCGGGCCCGGGCGTCGGTACGGGCGCGGCGTTCGGTCTGGAGGTGCTGCTGTCGCTCGGACTGATGACGGTCATCCTCGGCACCTCGAACGGGGCGCGGAACATCGGCCACAACTCAGCCATCGCCATCGGCGGCTACATCGCGCTGGCGGGGCTGTGGGCCGGTCCCGCCAGCGGTGCGTCGATGAACCCGGCACGCAGCCTGGCACCGGTGCTGCTCGGCGGACACGGCGGCCCGCTGTGGATCTACCTGCTCGGGCCGCTGATCGGCGCCGGACTCGCGGTTCCGCTCGCCTGGCTGCTGCGCGGCCCGCCCAGCCCGGCGGGCACCCGGGCCGCGCAGGGTGACGACCGGGGCACCGGGGCCGACGGGACCGGCACGGGCGAACTCGGCAGCAGGGCCACGTGA
- a CDS encoding universal stress protein, whose protein sequence is MIIAGFDVSAESAAATDWAAAEAWRRGLPLEIVQAWPGSPGKSPGTGEAEAWGRQRLADQADRIRTRFPDLDVLATYVPDDPVTVLEAAAERATVLVLGSRGLGALRGFVVGSVSQQVLGHAPCPVVLVRDDPAAPARDRLVDGPPPTATAAPGVVLGLDLDHPSEQVLAFAFEAAALRRVPLTAVHAWEPPPGSEYMTFAAIASMDEELAADERRRLDGALAPWRQRHPDLRVVTELLRGHAGVTLVDAAAHAGLLVIGARHRSSPLGAHLGPVAHAVIHHVGCPVAVVPSR, encoded by the coding sequence ATGATCATCGCTGGATTCGACGTGTCGGCCGAGAGCGCGGCCGCCACCGACTGGGCCGCGGCCGAGGCCTGGCGGCGCGGGTTACCGCTGGAGATCGTCCAGGCCTGGCCCGGCTCACCGGGCAAGTCCCCCGGCACCGGGGAGGCCGAGGCTTGGGGGCGTCAGCGGCTGGCCGATCAGGCGGACCGGATCCGTACCCGCTTCCCCGACCTCGACGTGCTGGCGACGTACGTTCCGGACGACCCGGTGACCGTGCTGGAGGCGGCGGCCGAACGGGCCACGGTGCTGGTGCTCGGCTCCCGAGGCCTCGGCGCGCTTCGCGGTTTCGTGGTCGGCTCGGTGAGCCAGCAGGTGCTCGGCCATGCCCCCTGCCCGGTCGTCCTGGTGCGGGACGACCCCGCGGCGCCCGCCCGCGACCGCTTGGTCGACGGACCGCCACCGACGGCCACCGCGGCGCCAGGAGTCGTCCTGGGACTCGATCTGGATCACCCCTCCGAGCAGGTCCTCGCCTTCGCCTTCGAGGCCGCCGCACTGCGCCGGGTCCCGCTGACCGCCGTGCACGCCTGGGAACCGCCGCCCGGCAGTGAGTACATGACGTTCGCCGCGATCGCGAGCATGGACGAGGAGCTGGCGGCTGACGAACGGCGCCGCCTGGACGGGGCGCTCGCCCCTTGGCGCCAGCGCCATCCGGACCTGCGGGTGGTGACGGAGCTGCTCCGCGGCCATGCCGGGGTCACCCTGGTGGACGCCGCCGCACACGCCGGGCTGCTGGTCATCGGCGCCCGCCACCGCAGCAGCCCGCTGGGGGCGCACCTGGGGCCGGTGGCCCACGCGGTGATCCACCACGTGGGGTGTCCGGTCGCGGTCGTCCCGTCCCGCTGA